From Panicum hallii strain FIL2 chromosome 2, PHallii_v3.1, whole genome shotgun sequence, a single genomic window includes:
- the LOC112883260 gene encoding peamaclein-like, whose translation MKVIPAAALLLLVLVATASLQALAVAADSSGAVPDGVCDGKCRSRCSLKKAGRCMGLCLMCCGKCQGCVPSGPYASKDECPCYRDMKSPESQRPKCP comes from the exons ATGAAGGTGATCCCTGCGGCTGCTCTACTGCTCCTAGTCCTGGTCGCCACCGCCTCGCTGCAGGCTCTCGCCGTGGCTGCAG ACAGCTCCGGCGCCGTGCCGGACGGGGTGTGCGACGGCAAGTGCCGGAGCCGGTGCTCGCTGAAGAAGGCCGGGCGGTGCATGGGGCTCTGCCTTATGTGCTGCGGCAAGTGCCAGGGGTGCGTGCCCTCGGGGCCCTACGCCAGCAAGGACGAGTGCCCCTGCTACAGGGACATGAAGTCGCCCGAGAGCCAGCGCCCCAAGTGCCCCTAG
- the LOC112881921 gene encoding uncharacterized protein LOC112881921 → MEKERKQGFFAALKEEVVRGLSPARSRGKSPAPARSASPARMLIPRRRKSSAPAQPPPEKVLQQYLGEQLIARSGSLRPGGEALAPLIEGPDAERLAAGDPDAEDSGRREGFGNWVRGHLTRTPSMASAAAGPGGSGASFRRSDLRLLLGVMGAPLAPIPSKPAEPLPLLSIKGTPIESSSAQYILHQYTAASGGYKLLQSVRNAYAMGKVRMVASEFETATRVVKNRGPTGRGSAAVEQGGFVLWQMAPDMWYVELAVGGSKVHAGSNGRLVWRHTPWLGAHAAKGPVRPLRRVLQGLDPLTTAGLFAEARCVGEKKVNGEDCFILKLTADPQTLKLRSEGPAEIIRHVLFGYFSQRTGLIVQIEDSHLTRIQPHAGGDAVYWETTISSALEDYRPVEGIMIAHSGRSAVTLFRFGEAAMSHTKTRMEEAWSIEEVAFNVPGLSMDCFIPPADIRSGTVGEACELPSQSHGERARVGAVHPSRVAAVDRAHPHPHSANAGVAGAGGRGEKIMWRVEV, encoded by the exons ATGGAGAAGGAGAGGAAGCAGGGGTTCTTCGcggcgctcaaggaggaggtggTGCGGGGGCTGTCACCGGCGCGGTCGAGGGGGAAGTCCCCGGCGCCGGCCCGGAGCGCGTCGCCGGCCAGGATGCTGATCCCGCGCCGGCGCAAGTCGTCCGCGCCGGCGCAGCCTCCGCCGGAGAAGGTGCTGCAGCAGTACCTCGGGGAGCAGCTCATCGCGCGCTCCGGCAGCCTGCGCCCCGGCGGGGAGGCGCTGGCGCCGCTCATCGAGGGGCCCGACGCCGAGCGTctggccgccggcgaccccgacGCCGAGGACTCCGGCCGCCGGGAGGGGTTCGGGAACTGGGTTCGCGGCCACCTCACGCGCACGCCGTCCATGGCCTCCGCCGCTGCCGGTCCCGGCGGATCGGGCGCTTCCTTCCGGCGGTCCGacctgcgcctcctcctcggcgTCATGGGCGCGCCGCTCGCGCCCATCCCGTCCAAGCCGGCCGAGCCGCTGCCCCTTCTCTCCATCAAGGGAACCCCCATT GAGTCGTCGTCCGCTCAGTACATCCTGCACCAGTACACGGCGGCGTCGGGCGGCTACAAGCTGCTGCAGTCGGTGCGGAACGCGTACGCCATGGGTAAGGTGCGGATGGTGGCGTCCGAGTTCGAGACGGCGACGCGCGTCGTCAAGAATCGCGGGCCCACCGGCCGCGGCTCCGCCGCCGTGGAGCAGGGCGGCTTCGTGCTCTGGCAGATGGCCCCCGACATGTGGTACGTCGAGCTCGCCGTCGGCGGCAGCAAGGTCCACGCCGGCTCCAACGGCCGCCTCGTCTGGCGCCACACCCCCTGGCTCGGCGCCCACGCCGCCAAGGGCCCCGTCCGCCCCCTCCGCCGCGTCCTCCAG GGCCTGGATCCGCTCACCACGGCGGGGCTGTTCGCGGAGGCGCGGTGCGTGGGCGAGAAGAAGGTGAACGGCGAGGACTGCTTCATCCTGAAGCTGACCGCCGACCCGCAGACGCTGAAGCTCCGCAGCGAAGGGCCGGCGGAGATCATCCGCCACGTGCTGTTCGGCTACTTCAGCCAGCGCACGGGCCTGATCGTGCAGATCGAGGACTCGCACCTCACCCGCATCCAGCCGCACGCCGGCGGGGACGCCGTCTACTGGGAGACCACCATCAGCTCCGCCCTGGAGGACTACCGCCCCGTGGAGGGCATCATGATCGCGCACTCGGGCCGCTCCGCCGTCACCCTGTTCCGGTTCGGCGAGGCCGCCATGAGCCACACCAAGACGCGGATGGAGGAGGCCTGGAGCATCGAGGAGGTGGCCTTCAACGTCCCCGGACTGTCCATGGACTGCTTCATCCCGCCCGCCGATATCCGGTCGGGCACCGTCGGCGAGGCTTGCGAGCTGCCGTCCCAGTCCCACGGCGAGCGCGCTAGGGTCGGCGCCGTCCACCCTTCGCGCGTGGCCGCCGTGGATCGcgcccacccccacccccacaGCGCCAATGCCGGCGTTGCCGgtgccggcggccgcggcgagaAGATCATGTGGAGAGTGGAAGTGTGA